Genomic DNA from Mycobacterium stomatepiae:
ATCAGGTCAGCCCGCTCGCGGGCGTTGACCACCCCGGCGGCTTCCAGCGCCTCGAAGTCCGGGAAATCGACCACCCACCTGAGTGTGCCAGGCAGGGGTGACGATTAGGGTCGGATCTCGTGAGCGATGCGCCGGAGCTACTCAAGGGACCATTGGAAGACCGTCATCGCGAGTTGGGCGCCAGTTTTGCCGAATTCGGCGGCTGGCTGATGCCGGTGTCTTATGCGGGCACCGTCAGCGAGCACAACGCGACGCGAAATGCGGTGGGCCTGTTCGACGTCAGCCACCTCGGAAAGGCGTCGGTGCGCGGTTCCGGTGCCGCGCAGTTCGTCAACTCCGCGCTGACCAACGACCTCGGCCGCATCGAGCCGGGCAAGGCGCAATACACGTTGTGCTGCACCGAATCTGGTGGCGTCATCGACGACCTGATCGCCTACTACGTCGGCGACGACGAGATCTTCCTGGTGCCCAACGCCGCCAACACCGCGGCGGTCGTAGAGGCGCTGCAGGCGACCGCTGAGGCCGGTTTGGGGGCCGGCCTGACGATCACCAACTTGCACCGCGACTACGCGGTGCTGGCGGTGCAGGGGCCGCGATCGTCCGACGTGCTGGCCGAGCTGGGCCTGCCGACCGACATGGATTACATGGCCTACGCCGACGCGTCGTTCTCGGGGGTGCCGGTGCGGGTGTGCCGCACCGGGTACACCGGCGAACACGGCTATGAACTGCTGCCGCCCTGGAACACCGCGGGTGTGGTGTTCGACGCGATGGTGACGGCGGTGTCCAACGCCGGCGGCGAACCGGCCGGCCTGGGCGCCCGCGACACGTTGCGCACCGAGATGGGTTATCCGCTGCACGGGCACGAGCTGTCGCTCGACATTTCGCCGCTGCAGGCGCGATGCGGCTGGGCGATCGGCTGGAAGAAGGACGCGTTCTTCGGCCGTGACGCGCTGCTGGCCGAGAAGGCGGCCGGACCGCGACGGCTGCTGCGAGGTCTGCGGATGACGAGCCGCGGGGTATTGCGGCCCGGGCTGACCGTGCTGGCCGGGGATAAACCGGTCGGGCTCACCACATCCGGCACATTTTCGCCGACCCTGCAGGCCGGCATCGCGCTGGCGTTGATCGACACCGACGCCGGTGTCGACGACGGTCAGCAAGTCACCGTCGACGTGCGGGGTCGGGCCGCGGAGTGCGAAGTAGTCCGCCCGCCGTTCGTCGAGCTGAAAACCCGTTAGCCAGCGCTGCTTCACGAGGTAAAACCCATTGGTGCGCGCATATACAATCGGCGCATGACGAGCGGCCTTCTCGAGTTCACCGTTCAACGCGCGTCTAATCCCGCGAGTGAGGTAACACGCGACTCCATCCTGGCCGACCCGGGTTTTGGGAAGTTCTTCACCGACCACATGGTTTCGGTCGACTACGACGGGACAGTTCAAGGACAGGGCTGGCACAACGCGCGGGTAATTCCGTACGGCCCGATCCAGCTGGACCCGTCGGCGATCGTGCTGCACTACGCGCAGGAAGTGTTCGAGGGGCTCAAGGCTTACCGCTGGGTCGACGGCTCGGTGGTGTCATTTCGGCCGGACGCCAACGCCGCCCGAATGCGCGCGTCGGCCCGGCGGATCGCGATCCCCGAGCTGCCCGACGAGCTCTTCCTCGAATCTCTGCGCCAGCTTATCGCCGTCGACAACGCGTGGGTGCCCAAAGCGGGCGGCGAAGAAGCGCTGTATCTGCGGCCTTTCGTCTTCGCGACGGAGCCCGGGCTGGGAGTGCGGCCGGCCAAGCACTACCGGTACCTGCTGATCGGTTCG
This window encodes:
- the gcvT gene encoding glycine cleavage system aminomethyltransferase GcvT, whose protein sequence is MSDAPELLKGPLEDRHRELGASFAEFGGWLMPVSYAGTVSEHNATRNAVGLFDVSHLGKASVRGSGAAQFVNSALTNDLGRIEPGKAQYTLCCTESGGVIDDLIAYYVGDDEIFLVPNAANTAAVVEALQATAEAGLGAGLTITNLHRDYAVLAVQGPRSSDVLAELGLPTDMDYMAYADASFSGVPVRVCRTGYTGEHGYELLPPWNTAGVVFDAMVTAVSNAGGEPAGLGARDTLRTEMGYPLHGHELSLDISPLQARCGWAIGWKKDAFFGRDALLAEKAAGPRRLLRGLRMTSRGVLRPGLTVLAGDKPVGLTTSGTFSPTLQAGIALALIDTDAGVDDGQQVTVDVRGRAAECEVVRPPFVELKTR